The proteins below are encoded in one region of Aequorivita iocasae:
- a CDS encoding phenylacetate--CoA ligase family protein has translation MRLFDISLFLKRFPIKRAKEELLEISEIKEADYEAFLNSKKAEIVNYHLKNNSFYRNKVKDGFSTWESLPILKKVDYQIPLKERLSKGFSEKNSYTNKTSGSSGNPIRFAKDKYSHAITWAYHMERFGWYGINFNSSLQARYYGIPLDTVENKTVRLKDFLAKRYRFSINDLSEKALDEMLKVYKQKPFEYINGYTSSIVLFAKYLREKNIVLKNICPTLKVCIVTSEMLFEADKILLENRLGVPIVNEYGCSEAGVIAFTNPHGEWEVDSKTLFIEILDENDQPVPLGEEGRIVITSLHNKAHPFIRYEIGDYGALSEESTFKKPILKKLTGRTNDFATLPSGKKAAGMTFYVITKKIMEESGNIQEFKVIQTKIDTFEINYVSKEELTEEKKQSITETIEQFLEPGLTFNFHRKAQLDRSASGKLKQFVSLVEN, from the coding sequence TTGAGACTATTCGATATTTCCCTTTTTCTTAAACGTTTCCCTATTAAAAGGGCAAAGGAAGAATTGCTTGAAATCTCTGAAATAAAGGAAGCGGATTACGAAGCATTCCTGAATTCGAAAAAGGCTGAAATCGTCAATTATCATTTAAAAAACAACTCATTTTATCGGAATAAAGTGAAGGATGGTTTTTCAACTTGGGAATCGCTGCCTATTTTGAAAAAAGTAGATTACCAAATTCCTTTGAAAGAAAGACTTTCAAAAGGGTTTTCCGAAAAAAATAGTTACACAAACAAAACCTCGGGCTCCAGCGGCAATCCCATTCGTTTTGCAAAAGATAAATACAGCCACGCCATTACCTGGGCTTACCACATGGAACGCTTTGGGTGGTACGGCATAAATTTCAACAGCTCGTTGCAGGCGCGGTATTATGGAATTCCTTTGGATACTGTTGAAAACAAGACCGTTCGACTGAAGGATTTTCTGGCCAAGCGATATCGGTTTTCAATAAACGACCTTTCAGAAAAAGCACTCGATGAAATGTTGAAGGTTTATAAACAAAAACCTTTTGAGTATATAAACGGCTACACTAGCAGTATTGTGCTTTTTGCGAAATATTTGAGGGAAAAAAATATCGTTTTAAAAAATATTTGTCCTACGCTTAAGGTGTGCATCGTTACATCCGAAATGCTTTTTGAGGCTGATAAAATTCTGCTTGAAAACCGATTGGGCGTTCCTATTGTGAATGAATATGGCTGTTCGGAAGCCGGAGTAATTGCCTTTACCAACCCTCACGGCGAATGGGAAGTGGATTCCAAAACACTTTTTATTGAGATTTTGGATGAAAACGACCAGCCAGTTCCATTGGGCGAAGAAGGTCGAATTGTGATAACTTCGCTGCACAACAAAGCGCATCCATTTATTCGTTATGAAATTGGTGATTATGGTGCATTGAGTGAAGAAAGTACTTTTAAAAAACCAATTCTAAAAAAACTTACCGGAAGAACAAATGATTTTGCGACACTTCCCAGTGGAAAGAAAGCTGCTGGAATGACTTTTTATGTGATTACCAAAAAGATAATGGAAGAGAGCGGAAACATACAGGAATTTAAAGTGATTCAAACAAAGATTGATACTTTTGAAATAAACTATGTAAGCAAAGAAGAATTAACGGAAGAAAAAAAGCAATCTATAACAGAAACAATTGAACAATTTTTAGAGCCTGGATTGACATTTAACTTCCACAGAAAAGCACAGCTGGATAGATCTGCAAGCGGAAAGTTGAAGCAGTTTGTTTCGTTGGTTGAAAATTAA
- a CDS encoding UDP-glucose dehydrogenase family protein produces the protein MKISVIGTGYVGLVTGTCLAETGNEVICVDIDESKVEKMRNGIVPIYEPHLDVLFERNIKANRLKFTTSLDEGLAHGDIIFLALPTPEDEDGSADLSYVLNVSEEIGKKIKEYKVIVDKSTVPVGTAEKVHKVIAKNASCEFDVVSNPEFLREGFAVDDFLKPERIVVGSSSERATALMKKLYNPFVRSGNPIIVMDEKSAELTKYAANSFLATKITFMNEIANYCEKVGADVDMVRAGMGTDSRIGKRFLFPGIGYGGSCFPKDVKALQKAGKDENYDFKILSSVIEINSSQKTILLPKIENYFKNDLKGKTIAIWGLAFKPETDDIREAPSIDMMDALLDKGAKLKVFDPEAIPNIEKRFGDKLNYCESMYAALDNADALLICTEWSIFRTPDYGRLKQLLKNPVVFDGRNLYNVNDMETEGFTYVSVGRKTVNL, from the coding sequence ATGAAAATTTCAGTAATAGGAACTGGTTATGTAGGCCTTGTAACGGGAACCTGTTTGGCAGAAACAGGGAATGAAGTAATTTGTGTAGACATAGACGAAAGCAAAGTAGAAAAAATGCGCAATGGCATTGTACCTATTTATGAGCCACACCTTGACGTACTGTTTGAAAGAAACATCAAGGCAAACCGTTTAAAGTTTACTACTTCACTAGATGAAGGTTTAGCGCATGGCGATATTATTTTTTTAGCGCTCCCAACTCCGGAAGATGAAGACGGTTCTGCAGATCTTTCGTATGTTTTGAACGTTTCTGAAGAGATAGGTAAGAAAATAAAGGAATATAAAGTCATCGTTGATAAAAGTACCGTACCGGTCGGCACCGCAGAAAAAGTTCACAAAGTAATCGCTAAAAATGCCTCTTGTGAATTTGATGTGGTTTCAAACCCAGAGTTCCTGCGCGAAGGCTTCGCAGTAGATGATTTTCTTAAACCTGAACGCATTGTCGTAGGCTCGAGTAGTGAAAGAGCTACGGCATTAATGAAAAAGCTCTACAATCCCTTTGTACGCTCTGGAAACCCAATAATCGTCATGGACGAAAAATCTGCAGAGCTTACAAAGTATGCAGCAAATTCATTTTTGGCAACCAAGATTACCTTTATGAACGAAATAGCCAACTATTGCGAAAAAGTTGGTGCCGATGTAGATATGGTACGTGCCGGAATGGGTACCGATAGCCGTATTGGCAAGCGTTTCCTTTTCCCAGGAATTGGCTATGGGGGTTCTTGCTTCCCAAAAGATGTAAAAGCGCTTCAAAAGGCAGGAAAAGACGAAAATTATGATTTCAAAATTTTAAGTTCTGTAATTGAAATCAATTCATCCCAAAAAACGATTTTGCTTCCTAAAATCGAGAACTATTTCAAAAATGATTTAAAAGGGAAAACGATTGCCATTTGGGGGCTGGCCTTCAAACCAGAGACAGATGACATTCGTGAAGCCCCATCTATTGATATGATGGATGCTTTACTGGATAAAGGAGCAAAGCTTAAAGTTTTTGACCCCGAGGCGATACCAAATATTGAAAAACGCTTTGGAGATAAATTAAATTATTGCGAATCTATGTATGCAGCGTTGGACAATGCCGATGCACTTTTAATTTGCACCGAATGGAGCATATTCAGAACTCCTGATTATGGTAGATTAAAACAATTGTTGAAAAATCCGGTTGTTTTTGATGGTAGAAATTTATATAACGTAAATGATATGGAAACAGAAGGGTTTACCTATGTTTCTGTAGGTAGAAAGACCGTAAATTTATGA
- a CDS encoding O-antigen ligase family protein: MRILLSAIYPYAFLLLYLIIPFDNYIRALPNILLAILMVAFPFIVKKEDFKKLKSLPVILFVGLLAYLFIDSFFSGRFPEDFNIIKKVMIAVGLVILYIPVADVKKINSAIIFSSLAAIIFSIYNFVLITDATGSFSLGDSPQVVESLLIDRLYLGLLSTFSILISFQEIKKKYHPNNNYYLVNIFVNLLFIVLINSKIALICLLVLVSIKQFYGHRRIWKVAIAAFTITAVLGLFFLLKSEKGFQHNQTETHKSPPAFIENSLTYELRSIVWQCAQNIIHEESFMLTGLGFDKTKDELVSCYASQLTNEAKRDKFVSERYNTHNQFFDFYLSAGFIALLIFLTFIITSFIANRKQFLPTAMLAILIMYCFVENVFHRQMGAYYVGFILIVLITSGKTSENNSIKNL, translated from the coding sequence ATGAGGATACTGCTGTCAGCCATATACCCCTATGCATTTTTGCTGCTTTATCTCATCATTCCTTTTGATAATTATATTAGGGCGCTCCCTAATATTCTTTTGGCGATTTTGATGGTTGCTTTTCCGTTTATTGTAAAAAAGGAAGATTTTAAAAAATTAAAATCACTTCCAGTTATACTATTTGTAGGTCTTCTCGCCTATCTCTTTATAGACTCGTTTTTTAGCGGAAGATTCCCAGAGGATTTTAATATCATAAAAAAAGTGATGATTGCCGTAGGCCTTGTCATTCTTTACATTCCAGTAGCCGATGTAAAAAAGATCAATAGCGCAATAATATTTTCCTCGCTGGCAGCAATTATTTTTTCAATATATAATTTTGTTTTAATCACTGATGCTACCGGAAGTTTTTCTTTGGGCGATTCTCCTCAAGTAGTGGAATCGCTATTGATAGATAGGTTGTACTTGGGCCTTCTGAGCACTTTCAGTATTTTAATTTCCTTTCAGGAAATTAAAAAGAAATACCACCCCAACAATAATTATTATTTGGTCAATATTTTTGTGAACTTGCTCTTCATCGTCCTTATAAACTCAAAGATAGCGCTCATATGTCTTTTGGTCTTGGTGTCAATAAAACAATTTTACGGCCACCGCAGAATATGGAAGGTTGCTATTGCAGCATTTACTATTACAGCGGTTTTAGGATTATTTTTTCTTCTTAAATCTGAAAAAGGCTTTCAGCACAACCAGACAGAAACACATAAAAGTCCACCGGCATTTATTGAAAATTCATTGACGTATGAATTACGCTCGATAGTCTGGCAATGTGCCCAAAACATTATTCACGAAGAAAGTTTTATGCTGACGGGTTTAGGCTTTGATAAAACAAAAGACGAACTTGTTTCCTGTTACGCCTCGCAACTGACCAACGAAGCCAAAAGAGATAAATTTGTTTCGGAAAGATACAATACCCATAATCAATTTTTTGACTTTTATTTAAGCGCGGGCTTTATAGCGCTATTAATTTTCCTAACCTTTATAATCACAAGTTTTATCGCAAACAGGAAACAGTTTTTGCCAACGGCAATGCTGGCAATTCTTATAATGTATTGTTTTGTTGAAAATGTATTTCATCGGCAGATGGGAGCCTATTATGTAGGTTTTATATTAATTGTGCTAATTACAAGTGGCAAAACATCAGAAAACAACAGCATAAAAAACTTATAA
- a CDS encoding UDP-glucuronic acid decarboxylase family protein, translated as MKKRVLITGAAGFLGSHLCDKFIAEDFHVIGMDNLITGDLKNIAHLFKLEAFEFYHHDVTKFVHVPGKVDYILHFASPASPIDYLKIPIQTLKVGSLGTHNLLGLAREKKARILIASTSEVYGDPQIHPQTEEYFGNVNTIGPRGVYDEAKRFQESITMAYHRFHGLETRIARIFNTYGPRMRLNDGRVIPAFIGQALRGEDLTVFGDGMQTRSFCYVDDEVEGLYRLLMSDYPFPVNIGNPEEITILDFAKEIVKLTGTEQKIVFKPLPQDDPMQREPDISKAREILGWEPKISREEGMKKAFQYFKNLSKEELFKSEHKDFSKHNNR; from the coding sequence ATGAAAAAACGTGTCCTAATAACCGGAGCTGCTGGATTTTTAGGCTCGCACCTCTGCGATAAATTTATTGCCGAAGATTTTCACGTTATCGGGATGGATAACCTTATTACTGGTGATCTAAAAAATATTGCACATCTTTTTAAACTGGAAGCTTTTGAGTTTTACCACCATGATGTTACCAAATTTGTACACGTTCCAGGAAAAGTAGATTATATTCTTCATTTTGCTTCTCCAGCAAGCCCAATAGATTATTTAAAAATACCCATCCAAACTTTAAAGGTAGGTTCATTGGGAACTCACAATCTTCTTGGATTGGCAAGGGAGAAAAAGGCACGAATTCTTATTGCTTCAACATCTGAAGTTTATGGTGACCCGCAGATACATCCGCAGACGGAAGAATATTTCGGAAACGTAAACACCATAGGCCCCCGTGGGGTTTATGATGAAGCAAAGCGTTTTCAGGAATCTATAACCATGGCCTATCATAGATTTCATGGATTGGAAACTCGAATTGCTCGAATTTTTAATACCTACGGACCACGTATGCGCCTTAACGATGGCCGTGTAATTCCTGCTTTTATAGGCCAAGCTTTACGAGGTGAGGATTTAACTGTTTTTGGAGATGGTATGCAAACGCGTTCCTTCTGCTATGTAGATGATGAAGTGGAAGGGCTTTACCGCTTATTGATGAGCGATTATCCATTTCCTGTCAATATTGGAAATCCTGAGGAAATAACCATTCTAGATTTTGCAAAGGAAATTGTAAAACTGACTGGAACCGAACAAAAAATTGTGTTTAAGCCGCTACCTCAGGATGATCCAATGCAACGTGAGCCTGATATTTCCAAAGCTAGGGAGATCTTGGGGTGGGAGCCTAAAATATCAAGAGAGGAAGGCATGAAAAAAGCATTTCAATATTTTAAAAATCTTTCAAAAGAAGAACTTTTTAAAAGCGAACATAAAGACTTTTCAAAGCATAACAACAGGTAA
- the wecB gene encoding non-hydrolyzing UDP-N-acetylglucosamine 2-epimerase, whose protein sequence is MKITIVAGARPNFMKISPIIRAIEKLQTPKSQISYRLIHTGQHYDANLSDTFFEELQIPQPNKNLNIKSGSQAEQTAGIMIAFEEELIENRPDFVLVVGDVTSTMACAITAKKASISLIHVEAGIRSGDLTMPEEINRMVTDSITDYFFTTSDIATQNLIKAGHSKENVFFVGNVMIDTLLQNLNRIKKPAFWDDFDLAPNQYYLLTIHRPSNVDEVNSFIELLMEISAHVEEMPIVFPVHPRTQQILLETKKDFPNFHFVEPQGYLSFIYLLKNSKAILTDSGGITEEASILDVPCITFRSTTERPETCDLGTNVLVGNDKKKISEAFQKLKNNQWEKVKNIPLWDGKASERIVEQLLRINYG, encoded by the coding sequence ATGAAAATTACTATTGTTGCAGGTGCGAGACCTAATTTTATGAAAATCTCTCCAATAATTCGTGCAATAGAAAAACTTCAAACTCCCAAAAGTCAAATAAGTTACCGGTTAATTCATACAGGGCAACATTATGATGCCAATTTAAGTGATACTTTTTTTGAGGAACTCCAAATACCCCAACCAAATAAAAATTTAAACATAAAAAGCGGTTCACAGGCAGAGCAAACAGCCGGTATTATGATAGCTTTTGAGGAAGAATTAATAGAAAACAGACCTGATTTTGTACTAGTCGTGGGAGATGTAACCTCAACAATGGCTTGCGCAATCACCGCTAAAAAAGCAAGTATTTCATTAATTCATGTGGAGGCCGGAATACGAAGCGGAGACTTGACTATGCCAGAAGAAATAAATAGAATGGTAACCGATAGCATTACCGATTATTTTTTTACTACATCGGACATTGCAACCCAAAATCTAATCAAAGCTGGGCATTCCAAAGAAAACGTTTTTTTTGTGGGTAATGTGATGATTGACACGCTTCTGCAAAATTTAAATCGTATAAAAAAACCAGCATTTTGGGATGATTTCGATTTAGCACCCAACCAATATTATTTATTGACAATCCATCGACCTTCTAATGTAGACGAAGTCAACTCATTCATAGAATTATTAATGGAAATTTCAGCACATGTTGAAGAGATGCCCATTGTCTTTCCTGTGCACCCCCGAACCCAACAAATTTTGCTTGAAACCAAAAAAGACTTTCCAAATTTTCATTTTGTTGAACCCCAGGGTTATCTAAGTTTTATATACTTATTGAAAAATTCCAAAGCGATTCTCACTGATTCTGGTGGCATTACCGAAGAAGCCTCAATATTGGATGTGCCATGTATAACCTTTAGATCTACAACGGAGCGTCCCGAAACCTGTGATCTCGGTACCAATGTGCTGGTAGGAAATGATAAGAAAAAAATTTCGGAGGCATTTCAAAAACTAAAAAACAATCAATGGGAAAAGGTTAAAAATATCCCTCTCTGGGATGGAAAAGCTTCTGAGCGAATTGTTGAGCAATTACTGAGAATTAATTATGGATAA
- the purD gene encoding phosphoribosylamine--glycine ligase: MNIFILGSGGREHTFAYKIAESKRCEELFVAPGNAGTASIATNVELKVTDFEAVKKCVLENNIEMVIVGPEDPLVHGIADYFAETSELKNTMLIGPSKRGALLEGSKQRAKEFMMQHNIPTAAYESFTAKSLEAGKAFLEKLKPPYVLKADGLAAGKGVLILKDLNEAKQELENMLTHSKFGEASSKVVIEEFLDGIELSVFVLTDGKNYKILPTAKDYKRIGEGDTGLNTGGMGAISPVPFADDILMKKIEDRIVKPTVDGLSEEKIDYKGFVFIGLIKVDNEPYVIEYNVRMGDPETEVVLPRIKTDLVDLLEATYHQNLGNFNIEIDGRAATTVMLVSGGYPEDYEKGKEISGLESVEGSIVFHAGTKLENDKTLTNGGRVLAITSLDDDFRKALKKSYQNIEKLSFDRMQYRSDIGFDL; this comes from the coding sequence ATGAACATTTTTATCCTTGGTTCCGGTGGCCGCGAACATACTTTTGCATACAAAATAGCAGAAAGCAAACGTTGTGAAGAACTTTTTGTAGCACCCGGAAATGCCGGAACTGCATCCATTGCGACAAATGTGGAACTAAAGGTAACCGATTTTGAAGCGGTGAAAAAATGCGTTCTCGAAAATAATATTGAAATGGTGATTGTTGGCCCCGAAGATCCATTGGTACACGGCATTGCCGATTATTTTGCCGAAACCTCGGAACTGAAAAATACAATGCTCATAGGCCCTTCTAAACGTGGCGCTTTGCTGGAAGGCAGCAAACAACGCGCAAAGGAATTTATGATGCAGCACAACATCCCTACGGCTGCATATGAGAGTTTTACAGCGAAATCCTTGGAAGCTGGAAAAGCTTTTTTGGAAAAATTGAAACCGCCCTATGTCTTAAAAGCTGATGGATTGGCTGCCGGCAAGGGTGTTTTGATTTTGAAGGATTTAAACGAAGCCAAACAAGAACTCGAAAACATGCTTACCCACAGCAAGTTTGGGGAAGCGAGTTCCAAAGTGGTTATTGAGGAATTTTTGGACGGAATTGAGCTCAGCGTTTTTGTGCTTACTGACGGTAAAAACTACAAAATTCTTCCCACAGCAAAAGATTACAAACGAATAGGCGAAGGTGACACCGGTTTAAATACGGGTGGTATGGGCGCCATTTCCCCTGTACCATTTGCAGATGATATTTTGATGAAAAAAATTGAGGACCGAATCGTGAAACCAACCGTGGACGGTCTTTCCGAAGAAAAAATAGATTATAAAGGCTTTGTTTTTATAGGTTTGATAAAAGTGGATAACGAACCCTACGTGATAGAATACAATGTGCGGATGGGCGATCCCGAAACCGAGGTTGTTTTGCCGCGCATTAAAACCGATTTAGTTGATTTATTGGAAGCTACCTACCATCAAAACTTGGGCAATTTCAACATTGAAATTGACGGTCGGGCCGCAACTACCGTAATGCTGGTTTCCGGAGGCTATCCAGAAGATTACGAAAAAGGAAAGGAAATTTCAGGTTTGGAAAGTGTGGAAGGCTCCATTGTATTTCACGCGGGCACAAAGCTTGAAAACGATAAAACTCTTACCAATGGCGGACGTGTTTTGGCAATAACTTCGTTGGATGATGATTTCAGAAAGGCGCTAAAAAAATCCTACCAAAATATAGAAAAACTATCTTTTGACAGGATGCAGTATCGTAGTGATATAGGTTTTGACCTTTAG
- a CDS encoding exopolysaccharide biosynthesis polyprenyl glycosylphosphotransferase has product MFRSGRYSGLLRPISYGIDLFFIHFFAFEFFNQPFPFFNYVVFVTIAWLVLSLSSGFYEIYRFTHLSKIMSLIGKQGLIFLLIVFSFFGFYNELTTSASIILKYFLLVMLCITIIKFGVYFLLKRYRLHLGGNMRKVVIIGLNQKTDQLRKFFLTNPVYGYKLYKTFDIKGPNKVSIEECMDYIMKEEIDEVYSSVAEIGNKDLLKLMDFVDNNLKILKFLPDNKEIYTKKLDFTYYGVLPILSMRKIPIDEPFNKFLKRSFDILLSLLVIIGLLSWLTPLLGLLIKLESKGPVFFKQKRNGLDYKEFYCYKFRSMKPNPMAHLEQIRKGDERVTRVGKIIRKTSIDELPQFINVLKGEMSVVGPRPHMVSHTHMYAERIDKFMVRHFIKPGITGLAQVSGFRGEVEDDNHIINRVKYDIFYLENWSLFLDIKIVFQTIYNALRGEEKAY; this is encoded by the coding sequence ATGTTTAGAAGCGGAAGATATTCAGGATTACTTAGACCTATTTCATATGGAATAGATCTGTTCTTTATCCATTTTTTTGCTTTTGAATTTTTTAACCAACCCTTTCCCTTTTTTAACTACGTTGTATTTGTAACAATTGCTTGGCTGGTACTTTCTTTAAGTTCAGGTTTTTATGAAATATATCGCTTTACTCATCTATCAAAAATCATGTCGCTTATAGGCAAGCAGGGCCTTATTTTTTTATTGATTGTTTTTTCATTTTTTGGGTTTTATAACGAATTGACAACATCTGCTTCAATAATTCTAAAGTATTTCCTTTTGGTAATGCTGTGCATTACTATTATAAAATTTGGAGTTTATTTTCTTCTAAAAAGATATCGGCTACACTTGGGGGGTAATATGCGTAAAGTTGTAATTATTGGATTAAATCAAAAAACAGATCAATTACGCAAGTTTTTCTTAACCAATCCGGTATATGGTTATAAACTGTACAAAACTTTTGATATAAAGGGGCCTAACAAGGTTAGTATAGAGGAATGCATGGATTATATTATGAAAGAAGAAATAGATGAAGTTTACTCCTCTGTTGCGGAAATTGGAAACAAGGATCTTCTTAAACTAATGGATTTTGTGGACAACAATCTCAAGATTTTAAAATTTCTGCCGGACAATAAAGAAATTTACACTAAAAAACTTGACTTCACCTATTACGGAGTGCTTCCAATTCTATCTATGAGGAAAATTCCCATTGACGAACCTTTCAATAAATTCTTAAAACGGAGCTTTGATATTTTACTTTCATTATTGGTAATAATAGGCTTATTGTCCTGGCTCACACCTTTGCTGGGCCTATTAATAAAGTTAGAATCAAAGGGGCCAGTGTTTTTTAAGCAAAAACGTAACGGACTTGATTATAAAGAATTTTATTGCTATAAATTCCGATCCATGAAGCCTAACCCCATGGCACATTTGGAACAAATAAGAAAAGGCGATGAACGCGTAACGCGGGTAGGAAAAATAATTAGAAAAACGAGTATTGATGAACTGCCACAGTTTATCAATGTGCTAAAAGGTGAAATGTCCGTTGTAGGCCCAAGACCGCATATGGTAAGTCATACGCATATGTATGCAGAACGCATTGATAAATTTATGGTGCGCCATTTTATCAAACCAGGTATTACGGGCTTGGCACAGGTTAGCGGTTTTAGAGGTGAGGTTGAAGACGATAACCATATTATCAATAGGGTAAAATACGATATCTTTTATCTCGAAAATTGGAGTCTCTTCCTTGATATTAAAATTGTATTCCAAACTATCTATAATGCCCTTAGAGGTGAAGAAAAGGCGTATTAA
- a CDS encoding glycosyltransferase family 4 protein: MDKEILIITNYFPPEKGAASNRIYGVAEGLGDAGFNVKVVCPFPNYPTGKVFKDFRGSISTTEKTSFGKIKRLWIWPSNSANKFVRLLSMLSFSFSMVLFFLFSKTPKKLFIQYSPIFVGFTAVLLGRLFSKKIILNVSDLWPLAGLEMGLFHKGSYYSFLLKMEKFCYRNSDLIIGQSEEIIEHILVFNQKKKTFLYRNIPNFDAPHIKKIQSSSEIKLVYGGLLGVAQGIFELCQKISFPKNISLHIYGAGPESEKIKKVEKRNIYFYGELKRDELHIELQKYDIAFITLKKRIYGSVPSKIFEFTRLGIPVLYFAGGEGGEIVEKNSLGWVVPVNDFKALQEFINTLSEDNLKQFPRKMIQKNSVSAFNFHKQFEEFTAIIERI, encoded by the coding sequence ATGGATAAGGAGATTCTGATAATAACTAACTACTTTCCCCCAGAAAAAGGCGCGGCATCCAACCGCATTTACGGCGTAGCAGAAGGTTTGGGAGATGCAGGATTTAATGTAAAAGTAGTGTGCCCATTCCCCAATTACCCCACAGGAAAAGTTTTTAAAGATTTTAGAGGAAGCATTTCCACCACAGAGAAAACTTCCTTTGGAAAAATAAAAAGATTATGGATTTGGCCCAGCAATTCTGCAAATAAATTTGTGAGGTTGCTGTCCATGCTATCTTTTTCATTTAGTATGGTTTTATTTTTTCTTTTTTCAAAAACTCCAAAAAAGCTTTTTATTCAATACTCCCCAATTTTTGTTGGGTTTACAGCGGTATTACTTGGCCGATTGTTCTCAAAGAAAATTATTTTGAATGTTTCAGATCTCTGGCCGCTTGCAGGTTTGGAAATGGGGCTTTTCCATAAGGGGAGCTACTATTCCTTTCTTTTGAAAATGGAAAAATTTTGTTATCGAAATTCTGATTTAATAATTGGGCAGTCCGAAGAAATTATTGAACACATATTAGTATTTAACCAAAAAAAGAAAACTTTTCTATACCGAAATATTCCAAATTTCGATGCTCCCCACATCAAAAAAATACAATCTTCTAGCGAAATAAAACTTGTATATGGCGGTTTATTGGGCGTTGCACAAGGTATTTTCGAACTCTGCCAAAAAATTTCGTTTCCAAAAAATATAAGTCTACACATTTATGGTGCAGGTCCTGAATCGGAGAAAATTAAAAAGGTGGAGAAAAGAAATATATATTTTTACGGCGAATTGAAAAGAGATGAATTGCATATTGAGCTGCAAAAATATGACATTGCATTTATTACATTGAAAAAAAGAATTTATGGATCTGTTCCCTCAAAAATATTTGAGTTTACTCGTTTGGGAATTCCCGTGCTTTATTTTGCAGGTGGAGAAGGAGGAGAAATTGTAGAAAAGAATTCCTTAGGATGGGTTGTACCGGTAAATGATTTTAAGGCGCTACAAGAGTTTATAAATACCTTATCTGAAGATAACTTAAAACAGTTTCCGAGAAAAATGATTCAGAAAAATTCTGTTTCAGCTTTTAATTTTCATAAACAATTTGAGGAATTCACCGCTATTATAGAGCGAATTTAA